The nucleotide window ATGAAGGCATCCACCTCAGGCATGAGCGAAGGCAGCTCCTCGGAGAAACGCTGCGAGAGGCAACCCGCGACGATGATCTTCTGCTTCGCACGCTTTTTGACCTCGCCACGCTGATCCACCGCATCATGCACAGCGCCGATGCTCTCCTTCTTCGCCATATCGATGAACGAGCAGGTATTGACGATGAGCACGTCTGCCAGATCGGCCTCGGGTGTCATGACCATGCCAGCCTGCTGCAGGTGGCCGATCATGATCTCCGAGTCGATGAGGTTCTTCGCGCAACCGAGGGAAACGAGGCCGACTTTAATCATGGGGCGCGGAGACTACCGCCTTTAAGCATCGCGGAAAGGAGAAACTAGCCTCCCTTTGCTACAGCGACTCATTTCGCATCCAACACCGAGCGCCAAAACGAGCGCATCAGGGCCTGAACAGTACTTTTTCGCCCCTTCATGTCCATAGGCCGGCCCATGTGAGCCACGCCGACGAGCGCAGGCATTACCTCGCCATACGCAGGCATTTCTCGCCAACCGAGCGCGGGTTCCTCTGGGGAATGATCAGGATTTGGGAGGTCAGTTTTCATAGGTCGGAAATCGGTTCAGAGGCTTTGAATCGCAGAGTTGGTTCGTTCGTTCGTTTCGAGAGTGAGAATCGCGTCACAAAAGTGAGAATTAAAGGCCAGCAGGATGACGAGCAACGAAGCCAGCCATGCTGCGGCTCTTCACACGCCATCTCGGGCCCTCGCCCACGCTACCACCGCTGGTGTCCATGCGCAGTCCGCAGATCGTCATGAACACATGCTCCCCGGGCTTCACCCACACCGTGATGAAGCGACCCTGACCCGCTTCGCCATAGTTCATGAAAGCACCGCTAGCCAAAGGCGCACGCAACAGTCCCGCTTTGATCAGCACATAGCTGACGCTGCCACTGCAATCATAAGCACTGTCTTCCACGCTGGCGTGGCCACCGCCGCGTAGGTAAGGCTTATTTTGAATCTTGTTAGCCGCATACACCGCATGCTGCACCGCCGCAGGAGCACCGGAAGCGAGTGACGCAAAACGACCATCAAAACGGATCGAGGAAGAGCTACCACCGCCGATAGCAGCCTGTGGAGCTGCCTGCCGAGGAGAGGGAGCCGCCTGGCGTGGAGCCACAGCGACAGCACGCGGAGCAGCCTGCTGCTGACGTGGAGCGCGGCCCGCAGCGGCCTGTTGGGCATGGTAAGCAGCCCAAGCGGCTTGGTTCTGGGCATAAGCCTGCTGCTGGCGGTGGTAGGCAGCCCAAGCAGCCTGGTTCTGGGCGTAGGCCTGTTGTTGGGCTTGATAAGCAGCCTGAGCCTGAGCGGCGGTGTAGTTGCCAGCGGCGTAGTAGCCGTTTTGAGCGAGGGCGGAGGAAGGTGCCGCCAGAACGAGCAGGAGGAGGCAGAGGGAAGCCAGAGCAGCGAAAGCAGTGCGTAGCGCAGAGCTGAAGGCGAAAGGGGTGGCAAAGAGGAGCATGGCAGATGCGTTGTTATGGAAAATATAGCTTCCATAACAACCACATCAACCATTTCTCATAGAAATGTGATAATTTCGTAAAATTGAGAAAACCGGAACGCTTGAATGCCCTGGTGGCAGGAATCAGGTCCACCTCACCCGGCTAAGCCGAGGACTTGCAATATGTATACCGCTAAAAGCGCGTTGATAACTGTAGTCGGCTATGAGTCTTTGCGCTGTCTAGTAGTTGGCGCTGTTTATGTTAATGCTCATGGTTTTGTTTATTATATGCTTGCACCTACACTTCATCCTCTCCCTCCCCATTGAAACGAATTAGCCCATCGCCCAAAAATGTTGCCCCATGAAGTTTCGTCGCCGCCCGCCATTTGTCCAAACCAGAGGTATCTCGCTCTTACCCATGATGTTGCCTATCACCTGCAAATATATAAGCTGAATAGGTCTTATGGGTCCTGTTGCATGATTCTCGTTTGAGCCAGGCCTGTGGTTTTGGGTGGCGATTAGGGTAGAGATGAGAGAAGAAAATTGGGGGGGGCGAGAGCTTGTTACTCTGTGTCTCTCCGTGACCGCTGTGGTTCACAAGACTTCTGAGTTCAAGGAGGCGGAATTTTCGATCAGGTGAGGGCTTTGGGTGGGCCGAGGACTTCGCTGAGGATGATGGCTTGGCGCATGGCGGCTGGATTGCCTCGGAGCTGGTGGAGGGTGCCGAGCAGGCTGTTCGCAGGGGTGGGTGTGGGGTGTCCTGCGGTGATGGGGTGTTGCTGGGCGCTTGCGGCTTTGGGGGCTTGGATTGGGGGAGCTGGTGCGGGCGTGGGGGCTGCTTGGCGCTTGGCTGGGCTACTGCGGGTGGCGGGAGCGGGCTTGGGGGGCTGGACTTTGGCCTCGCGGATTTCTTTCCAGGCTTTGCGGAGCTCTTCCCATGGGGGAGTGATGGTGGGGAGCGGTTTTTGAGGCAGCGGCGGTGGTTTTGCGGGCTGCGTGGGTGGCTTTATGTCGCGGCGGGTCTCGCGGGCTTTTTCTTGGCGCTCGAGGATTTCTTTGGCCTGTCGCTCGCCGGTCCAGGTTTCCCAAAGCCATTTCACGAAGCTGTAGATGACGGCCAGGACGATGATGGCGGCCTGGAAGTAATCGAACTCGGCGTGAAGCACGGTGGGAGTCATGATGCGGTGGTGGCAAGGGCTGCCTTATTTCGCGGTGGGGGCGTCGGAGGCGATTTTGGTGCGCATGTCGGTGTCGGCGAGCATGTTTTTGTATTTGGTGTAGTCCATGATGCCGAGTTGGCCGTTGCGGAAGGCTTCTGCGATGGCCATGGGGACTTGGGCCTCGGATTCGACGACGCGGGCACGCATTTCCTGGGTGCGGGCGGACATTTCTTGCTCCAGGGCGACGGCTGCGGCGCGGCGCATTTCGGCATTGGCTTGGGCGATCTTTTTATCGGCTTCTGCCTGTTCGGTTTGGAGCTTGGCACCGACGTTTTCTCCGACGTCGATGTCGGCGATGTCGATGGAGAGGATTTCAAAGGCGGTACCGGCATCGACGCCTTTGTGGAGGACGAGCTTGGAGATGCTGTCGGGATTCTCCAGTACGTCTTTGTAGGAAGCGGAGGAGCCGATGCAGGTGACGATGCCTTCGCCGACGCGGGCGACGACGGTTTCCTCGGTGGCACCGCCGACGAAGCGGTCGAGATTGGTGCGGACGGTGACGCGTGCGCGGACGCGGAGGGAGATGCCATCTTTGGCCACGGCGTCGATTTTGCCGCCGCGTCCCATGTCGGGGTGTGGGCAGTCGATGACTTTGGGGTTGATGCTGGTGCGTACGGCTTCGAGGACGGTTTTTCCGGTGCCTTTACAAGCGAGGTCGATGGCGCAGGCGCGATTGTAGTCGAGCGGGATGCCGGCTTTATCCGCAGCGATGAGGGCGAGGACGACGTGGGTGACTTCGCCACCGGCGAGGAAGTGTGCTTCGAGCTGATCGGTATTGATGGGGATGCCTGCTTTGGCGGCGGTGATACGGGTATCGACGATGAGTGCGTTTGGCACGCCGCGTAGCCACATGGCGAGTAGGGTGGTGAAGCTGACGGGGGCATTGGCGATCCACGCACGGAGCCAGAGATTGAAAAATTTCGTGCCGAGGAGAAGCAGGATTAGCCCGACGATGACGGCGATGCCGGTGAGGAGGATTTCAAAGGTGCTCATGGGAGTGGTGGGGTGTATTGGATGAAAGCGTGTGACGTGTGGAGTGGAAAAACCGTGTTAAATCGGACGGACGACCAAGGAACCGAAGTCTTGTGCGATGACTTCGATGGCGGTGCCGGCTGGTGCATGTCCTGTCTGGCAACGCACTTCGTAGCGCTGGCCGCCGATCTCTGCGCGGCCGAGTGGGCGTAGCTCGGTGATAGCGATGCCTTTGGTGCCTGGTGTGGCGGCTAGTTTTGGCTCTGCGCTGCTGCCGATGGCGGTTTCGAGGGTGAAGCTGCGCCGGAAAAACTTCACTGCGAACCATTTCAGCCACAACAGCATGACGATGGTGGCGAAGAGGATGATGCCTACGGCCATGGCTGTCCGCTGGGCTCCGCTCCAGTCATGCAGGTCGTCTGCGGTGAGGGTGAGCCAGACTGCCGTAATGAGGCTGAGTGTACCGATGATGCCTGCGATCATGCCCGGTAAGAATGTCTCCAAGAGGAGCAGCAGGATGCCGAACAGTGCGAGGGTGAGGATACTGACAAGCATGCAGGGGATGCTGGACGCCAGTGGTCTGAGCGTCAAGGGGGCTCTTCTGCCCGCTGCGCCGGGGCTAAAACTCAGCCTCGACACGCATGGCGGCGCTGAGGTGGGCGGCTAGCTCGCTAGCGGTGATGGGGTGGTGGCCTGCTCGCTCGGCGGCGTGGCCACAGAGCCAGGCTCCGAGTGCGGCGGCGCGGTGAAGCGGCACCCGCTGTGCGGCGAAGGTGGCACAGACTCCGGTGAGTACATCTCCCATGCCGCCACTGGCCATGCCGGAGTGGCCGGTGGTGTTGTAGAGTGTGACCTCGCCTGCGGTGGCGATGATGGTGCGGGCTCCTTTGAGCAAGAGGCTGCGGCCCGGCGCTGCTTTCACAAAGCGCTCTGCGAGTGTGCGCCGATCCATGCCGTGCCAGCCGGGGAAGCTGTCGAGGATGCGTGTCATTTCACCAGGGTGCGGGGTGAGCAGGCGCGGTAGGCCGTGCATTGCATCGAGCGTATCGGGATGGCGTGAGAGCATGGTGATGGCGTCAGCATCGAGGACGCAGGGCGCTTTCACCTGTCGTAACACTTCGAGGATCTCTTTTTCATGCTCAAAACCCAGCCCAGGACCGATGGCGAGTGCATCGGCCTTCAGATCGAGTGCTTCGCGGTAGTCATCGACGCATTTCACCATCACCTCGGGCGGCACGCGGGCGGCGAGTAGGTCATAGACGTCTTCTTTGACCAGGAGTGTGGTCAGGCCGGCTCCTGCGTGCAGGGCTCCGCGGCAGGCTAGCTCTGCTGCGCCGAGGAGGCCGCGTGAGCCTGCCAGGATGAGCACGCGGCCTGCATCGCCTTTATGCCAGTCATTGTGCCGGTGGGGCAGCCAGGTGCGGACGGTGTGTGGTGTGAGGATGGCGGCACCTGCATCTCCCTGCGCCTCTGCCAGAGCGGGGAGTGGCACGAGAGCGATGCGGCCGACGTTTCGCTCGGCACCGTCTTCGAGCAGGGTGTCTTTGATATGAGCGATGCAGGCGGTGATGTCGGCCTCCACGGCTTTTTTGCCACCAAGACCACTCGGTAGGTCCATGGCGATGATGGTGGCTTTGTGGCGCTGACGCAGCTCATGCATCTCTGTGGCCAGGGGGACGAGTTCTGGCCGCATTTCGCCGCTGGAGCCGATGCCGAGTAAGCCATCGAGCAGCACGAGTGGGCGGCGTGAGGATGCGGCAGCGGCCCGTGCATCGTCGATCTGTGTGAGCCAGGGGCCGAAATGGCCGCGTGGGAGCTCTTTCATCTCCGCTGGAGGTGCAGTGAGCCGTGCGAGGACACGCCAGCCTTTTTGTACCAGCTCACGGGCTGCGACGAGAGCATCACCGGCGTTGTTTCCTTTTCCGAGGTAGAGTATGAGTGTGCCTGGAGCAGGAAAAAACTGCTGCACGACCCGTGCGATGCCTTGGCCCGCCTCTTCCATGAGTGTGGCAGCGGAGATGCCGCGTGCGAAGGCTGTTTCTTCGCACTGCTGCATTTGCTGGCAGGTGAGGATCATGGTTGGCCGGTTTGCTCGATGAGTTGGCTTTTTAAGGCTCGGGCAAAGGTCTCTGCATCGGCGGAGTTGGCAGGGAGAGATGGGTTGCTGATGGCGGTGCCAGAGGATTTGGTCTTCCAGAGCTCGGGGAGCTTTTCTGGCATGGGGCCGAGGACGTGCAGGTGCATCACGCGGTCTCCCTCATCACGCATTTGAGCGGCCATGAGCTCTAGTGCGCCATCGACACGCGGTAGCGCGGCAAAGCGCAATGTACGCAGCATCGGGCGGCCGGTGAGCTCATGTGCGACGGAGAGCATCACGGCCAGTGGTAGGGCTGCGGAGTCCTCCCCAGCGGTGTAGGGCACGAGGATGAGATTGACCTCACGCCAGAGTTTTTTTCCAGCTAGCTCCGTGTCGATCAAGGCGCATTCCTGGCCTGCGGCATCAAAGCGCCGCCTGCGCATGGTGTAGCCCATGTTTTCTTCGCCCATGATGGACTGCAAATAGGCTGGCACGGCCTGGAGGGCATCTTTTTGGAGCAGGACGTGGCGGAGTAGTTCTGCATGCTTTTCGATGCCGCTGTGGCTGATCTCCCGCCTGAGTGCCTGGGCATACTTGAAGCTGCGATCTTCCTCTTGGTCTTTTTTGAGCTGCCAGATGCCAAAACTGGCGATGCCGAGGATCACGGTGCCTGCTGGGAAAATTACCAAGGCGGCACGAATCCAGCGGCCCGGATCTGGATGAGGAGTGGAGGAGGCTTCTGTCATGTGTAGCGACTCCCAGAGAGCCGAAGGATGGACGTTTGCCAAGTGCGGGCTTTTTACTTGGCGGGCTCGCGCATCAATTGCTCGCGGAGACTGCCAGCATTGGGCGGCGGGGCGAGTTTGATGCCATCAGCAGGCTCGACGGGCTCATCATCCGGCACGGGGATGGCTTTGAGCGGCACCTGCTCGGTGGGAGCGGGTGGCGGAGGAGGAATGGGGATTCCTGGCCGGGGGCGAATGACCGCTGGAGCCGCCGGAGGAGTGGGGAGGGCGGATTTTGGCGCGGTGGGAGCGGGGATGACGGTGGCTGAGTGGGTGCTGGGGGCTGGAACGCCGCGTTTTTTGAGCCAAAGAGCCCCACCACTGAAATGGGCAAAAATGGCACCGAGGATCATGGACCCGCCGATGAAGACGGCGGCTTTGAGCCAGCGTGGGACGCCATCGTTGAGTAAAAGGTGCTCTGGCAAGGTGGGGGCATGCCGCCGGAATTTTGAGCCCACTCGGGGGCCTGAGGCGGGGATGGATCGGCTGCGCCTGTGCGGAAAAGTAACTCGGCAAATCCCGCAGCGGGTGTTTCCTCTGCGGCGGCTACTGCGGGGGTGGTGAGTGCTGAGGTGACTGCTGTGGTGGTGGTCTTGGTGCCAGCACGGGTGACTGTGGCAGTCGTCTTGGGCTTGGTCTTGGTGATGAGGCGGTCTGTCTCCCCGCTGGAGGCCTGCGGCAGCGGTTTCACCAGATCGTGATGCTGCATGATGCGGGCAAAGCGAGCGAGGAAGTCTGCCCGCGTCGCTGGAGAGGCGTCCGCGATTTTTGCGGCTTCTTCATCGAGGAGACGGGGGATGGTCTCACGCTCGCGTGAGGCGGCTGGCGGCTCTGGCTGGACTCCGACGGGGGAGTGCATGCCGATGAGCAGCTTCGCCAATGCGGCGAGCCAACTGCCATGCCATGAGGGAGAGTTGGCCGCATTTTTCGACGGTGCTGGAAGTAGTGCGGCTGGATCTGTGCCACGGCCTGCCATGGAGGCGAGCGTGGGGTGGGCACGCACCATGATGTTGAAGGCGGGCCATTGATTGAGCCGTGTGGTGAGCAGCTTGGCCGAGCGCGTATCATCGCGGGAGAAGCCAGTGAGGAGGAAGATGTCCTCCAGCCGCAGCTTGCTCAGGGCGAGCGGTGAGGCGTCTAGCTGGGTGAGGGCTGTATCCAGATTCGCGAGGACGAGGTAAGCCTCCTGCACGTCGATGCTGCGTCGCTCACGGAGTAAATCGGCCAGGCTGATGCCTTCTGGGATTTCTTCTGCGAGGCAGGTGATGCCCTCGGCTTCATTGACGAGAGCGACGGTGATGAGCGCGGTGTTTTCACGCTTTTTTGTCGTCTTGAGTGCGGTCTGTGCGGCGGTGAGCACTTTGGGCGAGGTGACACGCGAGGGCGGCACCTGCTCGACGAGCACGGAGCGGCCCGTCTTGGTGAGCGTGCCGCGCATGCTGTATGGATTGGCCATGTCCAACCGCTGACTCTGGATGCGGACGAGATTGACCACGCCGCGTGCGACTTCCTGATAACCAGCCAGCAGGGGTGCGAGCAGCGCACGGGGCTTCTGCGCAGCGGGGATCTCGCCAGAGAGATGCTCTGGGGCTAGCCGCTGGAGTGCGGCGATGAGCTCACGCATGGCTGTGGTGACACTGGAGCCAGAATTCGTGAGGCAGCTCCCGAGTAGCTCCATCAGATCGGCAGCGGGCACCGGGTGATCTGGCAGAGCGACGTTGCTGGTGGTCTGCTCATTGAGAAAGGACTTCAAAAACTTCGCCTGCTTTTCAAAGCCACTTTTGAGGGCCTTTTTCTTCGCGACACCCGTGGTATCGAGCACACGGAAGTCGGCTGCGAGCACCTGCACCGTCTGCGGCCCGGTCTGCACGACGCGGAAGCCATCCAGCGGTGATTCGGTCAAATAATCGCCACGCTCCGCCACCGCGACGGCTGTCTCCAGCGAGCGACAGGCCAGCATGACGGCGAGCCAGCAGGGGATCTCGTTGAGGCGGGTCAGGTAGGAGCGCAGAGGCTCCCCGTCGATGCTGGAGGTGATGTAAAAGGCATTCCCCTCATCTTCACCGAACTCGATCATGCGTGCGAGAGCTGGGTGGCCCTCATTTTGAAGCGTGCGGCAGGCACTCTCAAAGGCAGCACGATTGGCCACCGGCTTCAGCAGCACATGGGTATGGACGAATTCGAGCTTGCGGGTGTCAAAGGCCAATACGGCCACCTGTCCGGCATCACGCACGAGCTCGACGTTGTTGCCGTCGGCGTCTTGGACGATTTGATAGTGCCTGAACTGGTTCGGCTCCGACATGCGGGGGCGTTTTTTGTGAAAGGGGGTGAGCGTGTACTGACGGGCAGAGATGTTCCTCCGCAGCAGTGGCTTTTCAAGGACGGGTTTCCTCCAGCACCCAGTGTTCGTAGCTAGGGGCGATGTGTTCCGGCCTCAGAGCGATGATTTCTGGCACCTCGTAGGGGTGTAGCTCGCGTAGCCGTGCCTCGCAGCGGGGCAGGGCGGTGGCGCTAGTCTTGATGATGGCCAGCACCTCCTGGGCAGACTCGGTCTTCCCCTGCCAGCGGTAGATGGACTCCACGGCGGGGAGCAGATTCACGCAGGCGGCTAGTTGAGCTTCCACCAGGGCCGTGGCAGCATAGCGGGCCTTCTCCATGTCGGGGAAGGTGCTGAAGAGGACGAGTACTTCGTTCATACTCGCTATCTTATATGAGATCCGCATTCATCGACAAGCTCATCAAACGTATGGACCGCCTGGAGCCAGGCGAGGTGCAGGGCATCGTCATCGAGCTCCTGCGGGAGAAAGGTCTGCTGGAAAAGGTCTTCGAGGCCCTACGTGAAGGCGTGATCCTCCTGGGCCAGGATGGCAAGGTGACGTATGTGAACCGTGCCGCCTGCCAGTTCTTCGGCATGGATAAGGCGGCCGTCATAGGCCAGCAGCTCGCCCAGGGCGTGCGTGGGCTCGACTGGGAGGCGCTGATGTCGCCAGGCACCGTCGTGAGCCGTGACATGGAGGTATTTTACCCAGAGAATCGCTTCCTGAACTTCTACATCACCGCCATCGACGATGGCACCACCGCGATGGGCTTTGTGATGCTCATCCGCGACGTGACGGAGACGCGGAAACGCACCGAGGAGCAGATCGAGAGTGAGCGGCTGAATGCCTTTACCATGCTCGCAGCAGGCGTGGCTCATGAACTGGGCAATCCGCTCAACTCACTGACCATCCACCTCCAGCTCCTGGAGCGGCGCATCAAGAAAATGGGGGCCAAAGGTGAACCGCTGCGTGAGCACCTGGATGTCGCTACTGGTGAGATCAAGCGCCTGGACAGCATCATTACCCAATTCCTCACCGCCATCCGCCCCACCAGCCCACAGCTCCAGCGCACCAGCATCCGCGACTTGCTCGATGAGTGCCTGAAGGTGCTCCAGCCCGAGATCAGCCGTGCAAAGGTCAAAGTGAGCCTCGATCTGCGCACCGATCTACCCGACATGCCGCTCGATCCCGCGCAGATGCAGCAGGCTTTTCTCAATCTCATCCGCAATGCCTGCCAAGCGATGCCGAAAGGCGGCGTACTCGTCATTCGCGGCACCTTCACCGATTTTGAGGTGCGGCTCGACTTTGAGGACAGTGGCAAAGGCATCGCCGCTGCGCAGATGGGGCGGATGTTTCAGCCCTTTGCCACCACACGCAGTGGCGGCACGGGATTGGGCCTCCTCATCGTGCGCCGCATCCTGCGT belongs to Verrucomicrobiaceae bacterium and includes:
- the floA gene encoding flotillin-like protein FloA (flotillin-like protein involved in membrane lipid rafts) gives rise to the protein MSTFEILLTGIAVIVGLILLLLGTKFFNLWLRAWIANAPVSFTTLLAMWLRGVPNALIVDTRITAAKAGIPINTDQLEAHFLAGGEVTHVVLALIAADKAGIPLDYNRACAIDLACKGTGKTVLEAVRTSINPKVIDCPHPDMGRGGKIDAVAKDGISLRVRARVTVRTNLDRFVGGATEETVVARVGEGIVTCIGSSASYKDVLENPDSISKLVLHKGVDAGTAFEILSIDIADIDVGENVGAKLQTEQAEADKKIAQANAEMRRAAAVALEQEMSARTQEMRARVVESEAQVPMAIAEAFRNGQLGIMDYTKYKNMLADTDMRTKIASDAPTAK
- a CDS encoding NAD(P)H-hydrate dehydratase, producing MILTCQQMQQCEETAFARGISAATLMEEAGQGIARVVQQFFPAPGTLILYLGKGNNAGDALVAARELVQKGWRVLARLTAPPAEMKELPRGHFGPWLTQIDDARAAAASSRRPLVLLDGLLGIGSSGEMRPELVPLATEMHELRQRHKATIIAMDLPSGLGGKKAVEADITACIAHIKDTLLEDGAERNVGRIALVPLPALAEAQGDAGAAILTPHTVRTWLPHRHNDWHKGDAGRVLILAGSRGLLGAAELACRGALHAGAGLTTLLVKEDVYDLLAARVPPEVMVKCVDDYREALDLKADALAIGPGLGFEHEKEILEVLRQVKAPCVLDADAITMLSRHPDTLDAMHGLPRLLTPHPGEMTRILDSFPGWHGMDRRTLAERFVKAAPGRSLLLKGARTIIATAGEVTLYNTTGHSGMASGGMGDVLTGVCATFAAQRVPLHRAAALGAWLCGHAAERAGHHPITASELAAHLSAAMRVEAEF
- a CDS encoding PAS domain S-box protein, whose product is MRSAFIDKLIKRMDRLEPGEVQGIVIELLREKGLLEKVFEALREGVILLGQDGKVTYVNRAACQFFGMDKAAVIGQQLAQGVRGLDWEALMSPGTVVSRDMEVFYPENRFLNFYITAIDDGTTAMGFVMLIRDVTETRKRTEEQIESERLNAFTMLAAGVAHELGNPLNSLTIHLQLLERRIKKMGAKGEPLREHLDVATGEIKRLDSIITQFLTAIRPTSPQLQRTSIRDLLDECLKVLQPEISRAKVKVSLDLRTDLPDMPLDPAQMQQAFLNLIRNACQAMPKGGVLVIRGTFTDFEVRLDFEDSGKGIAAAQMGRMFQPFATTRSGGTGLGLLIVRRILREHGGEIDIESREGKGTRITLWLPLVEKKTRLLAAPGAEPTAEDGKEPPPGL
- a CDS encoding NfeD family protein, which produces MLVSILTLALFGILLLLLETFLPGMIAGIIGTLSLITAVWLTLTADDLHDWSGAQRTAMAVGIILFATIVMLLWLKWFAVKFFRRSFTLETAIGSSAEPKLAATPGTKGIAITELRPLGRAEIGGQRYEVRCQTGHAPAGTAIEVIAQDFGSLVVRPI
- a CDS encoding divalent-cation tolerance protein CutA, encoding MNEVLVLFSTFPDMEKARYAATALVEAQLAACVNLLPAVESIYRWQGKTESAQEVLAIIKTSATALPRCEARLRELHPYEVPEIIALRPEHIAPSYEHWVLEETRP